The following proteins are co-located in the Pseudomonas synxantha genome:
- a CDS encoding amino acid permease has translation MTTPDNGFAEITHRELGLRRQLTSGQMSMIAIGGAIGTGLFMGSAYAIGYAGPSVLVSYAIGALITLLLMGCLAEMTVAHSTSGSFGAYAEFYISPLAGFLVRYAYWAAIVLAVGAEVTAVAMYMKYWFANVPEWVWIVSFSSVLILLNAISVKTFGNFEYWFSTIKISAIVGFIILAVYVVFGSGNPDYGVQNYTAHDGFFPHGLSGMWIAVIVSIFSYLSVEMIAVAAGEAADPEQAVKKAFRATIVRLVVFYLLTLALMLAIVPWNQAGQTQSPFVTVMQTIGIPGATGVMNFVILIAALSAMNSQLYITTRMMFSLSRAGFAPKAMGALSKNGIPLNALLLSSSGIALATLLNVVYPESSFTLMMAISMFGAIFTWFMIFLTHLFFRRYRKRHGGAKLSFQLRLFPYTTLLGLVLMGAVMITTYFTEAFKMTLVFGVPFLLILSAVYYGFFRKGRAKASNKALA, from the coding sequence GTGACCACGCCAGACAACGGCTTTGCAGAGATCACCCACCGCGAACTGGGCCTTCGGCGCCAACTCACTTCCGGCCAGATGAGCATGATCGCCATCGGTGGCGCCATTGGCACCGGGCTGTTCATGGGCAGCGCCTATGCCATCGGCTATGCCGGGCCGAGCGTGCTGGTGAGCTACGCCATCGGCGCGCTGATCACCTTGTTGCTGATGGGCTGCCTGGCGGAGATGACGGTGGCTCATTCCACCTCCGGCTCCTTTGGCGCCTATGCCGAGTTCTACATCAGCCCACTGGCCGGCTTCCTGGTGCGTTATGCCTACTGGGCGGCGATTGTGCTGGCCGTAGGCGCCGAGGTCACGGCGGTGGCGATGTACATGAAATACTGGTTTGCCAACGTGCCGGAGTGGGTGTGGATCGTGTCGTTTTCCAGCGTGCTGATCCTGCTCAATGCCATCAGCGTGAAGACCTTCGGTAACTTCGAATACTGGTTCTCGACGATCAAGATCAGTGCCATCGTCGGTTTCATCATCCTTGCGGTGTATGTGGTGTTCGGCTCCGGCAACCCGGACTACGGCGTGCAGAACTACACGGCCCACGACGGGTTTTTTCCCCATGGCTTGAGCGGCATGTGGATCGCGGTGATCGTGTCGATCTTCAGCTACCTCAGCGTCGAGATGATCGCCGTGGCCGCCGGTGAAGCCGCCGATCCGGAACAGGCGGTGAAGAAAGCCTTTCGCGCTACCATTGTGCGCCTGGTGGTGTTCTACCTGCTGACCCTGGCGCTGATGCTCGCCATCGTGCCGTGGAACCAGGCGGGCCAGACCCAGAGCCCATTCGTCACGGTGATGCAGACCATCGGCATTCCTGGTGCCACCGGGGTGATGAACTTCGTGATCCTGATCGCTGCGCTGTCGGCGATGAACAGCCAGCTCTACATCACCACGCGCATGATGTTCAGCCTGTCCCGCGCAGGCTTTGCGCCCAAGGCCATGGGCGCCTTGAGCAAGAACGGCATCCCGCTCAATGCCCTGTTGCTGTCCAGCTCGGGCATCGCCCTGGCGACCTTGCTTAACGTGGTGTACCCGGAAAGCTCGTTCACCCTGATGATGGCGATCTCGATGTTCGGCGCGATCTTCACCTGGTTCATGATCTTCCTCACGCACCTGTTCTTCCGCCGCTATCGCAAGCGCCATGGCGGGGCGAAGTTGTCATTCCAGCTGCGCTTGTTTCCCTACACTACGTTGCTGGGGCTGGTGCTGATGGGGGCCGTGATGATCACCACCTATTTCACCGAGGCGTTCAAGATGACCCTGGTGTTTGGCGTGCCGTTCCTGCTGATACTGTCGGCGGTGTATTACGGGTTTTTCCGCAAGGGCAGGGCCAAGGCATCGAACAAAGCTCTGGCGTAA
- the kynU gene encoding kynureninase gives MITPSHCQALDAQDPLAPLRAQFALPEGVIYLDGNSLGARPVAALARAQQVIAEEWGNGLIRSWNSAGWADLSLRLGNRLAPLIGARDGEVVITDTTSINLFKVLSAALSVQRQRAPGRKVIVSEASNFPTDLYIAQGLAQLLQQGYSLRLVNSPDELPQAIDQDVAVVMLTHVNYKTGYMYDMQALTALSHECGALSIWDLAHSAGAVPVDLHRAGADYAIGCTYKYLNGGPGSQAFVWVNPALVDVVRQPLSGWFGHTRQFAMESTYAPSTGIARYLCGTQPITSLAMVECGLEIFAQTDMASLRAKSLALTDLFIALVESRCAAHGLTLITPREHARRGSHVSFEHPEGYAVIQALIARGVIGDYREPRIMRFGFTPLYTSFTEVWEAVEILGEILDNATWDQPQFKVRNSVT, from the coding sequence ATGATCACTCCAAGCCATTGCCAAGCCCTCGACGCCCAGGACCCATTGGCGCCACTGCGCGCCCAGTTCGCCTTGCCCGAGGGGGTGATCTACCTCGACGGTAACTCCCTCGGCGCACGCCCGGTGGCGGCATTGGCGCGGGCGCAACAGGTGATTGCCGAGGAGTGGGGCAATGGTTTGATCCGCAGCTGGAACAGCGCCGGCTGGGCGGATTTGTCCCTGCGCCTGGGTAATCGCCTGGCGCCATTGATCGGTGCGCGGGACGGTGAAGTGGTGATCACCGATACCACCTCGATCAATCTGTTCAAGGTGCTCAGTGCGGCGTTGAGTGTGCAGCGCCAACGTGCGCCTGGGCGCAAGGTGATCGTCAGTGAGGCGAGCAACTTTCCCACCGATCTGTATATCGCGCAGGGCTTGGCGCAATTGCTGCAGCAGGGTTATTCCCTGCGGTTGGTCAACAGCCCCGACGAGCTGCCGCAGGCAATCGATCAGGACGTGGCGGTGGTGATGCTTACCCACGTCAACTACAAGACCGGCTACATGTACGACATGCAGGCGCTTACAGCCTTGAGCCACGAGTGCGGCGCGCTGAGCATCTGGGACCTGGCGCATTCGGCGGGTGCGGTGCCGGTCGACCTGCATCGGGCCGGCGCTGATTATGCGATCGGCTGCACCTACAAATACCTCAACGGCGGCCCGGGATCCCAGGCGTTCGTGTGGGTCAACCCGGCGTTGGTGGACGTAGTGCGCCAGCCGTTGTCGGGCTGGTTCGGGCACACCCGCCAGTTCGCCATGGAGTCCACCTACGCACCCAGCACCGGCATTGCGCGCTACCTGTGCGGCACCCAGCCGATCACCTCGTTGGCCATGGTGGAGTGCGGCCTGGAGATTTTTGCCCAGACCGATATGGCCAGCCTGCGGGCTAAATCCCTGGCATTGACCGACCTGTTTATTGCGCTGGTCGAAAGCCGCTGCGCCGCCCATGGCCTGACCCTGATCACCCCACGTGAACACGCCCGGCGTGGCAGCCACGTCAGCTTTGAGCACCCCGAAGGTTACGCCGTGATCCAGGCCCTGATCGCTCGGGGCGTGATCGGTGATTACCGCGAGCCGCGGATCATGCGTTTTGGTTTCACACCGTTGTACACAAGCTTCACCGAGGTTTGGGAGGCTGTGGAAATCCTCGGCGAAATCCTCGACAACGCCACCTGGGACCAGCCGCAATTCAAAGTGCGCAACAGCGTCACCTAA
- a CDS encoding Lrp/AsnC family transcriptional regulator, producing MILDATDLRLLHFLQQDGRISNQELAEKVALSPSACLRRLRLLESEGIISGYRAVLNAEQLGIELEAIVHLSLRQDVEDWHETFIKKVQGWPEVASAYVITGASNYVLRVQARNLKHFSDFIVNHLNRTAGVMDIRSEIVLQKIKDRDEVLDLVLRK from the coding sequence ATGATTCTCGACGCCACCGACCTGCGCCTCCTGCATTTCCTGCAACAGGATGGCCGTATCAGCAACCAGGAACTGGCGGAAAAAGTCGCACTTTCGCCCTCTGCCTGCCTGCGCCGTCTGCGCCTGTTGGAAAGCGAGGGCATCATCAGCGGTTACCGTGCGGTATTGAATGCCGAGCAGTTGGGGATCGAGCTGGAAGCCATCGTGCACCTGTCGTTGCGCCAGGATGTAGAGGACTGGCATGAGACCTTTATCAAGAAGGTGCAAGGCTGGCCGGAGGTGGCAAGCGCCTATGTGATCACCGGCGCCAGCAACTATGTGCTGCGGGTGCAGGCGCGCAATCTCAAGCATTTTTCTGACTTTATCGTGAACCACCTGAACCGCACGGCGGGGGTGATGGATATCAGGTCGGAGATTGTGCTGCAGAAGATCAAGGACCGGGATGAGGTGTTGGATCTGGTCCTGCGCAAATAG
- the catA gene encoding catechol 1,2-dioxygenase, translated as MTIRLSQTAHAQRFLEEASGNLNDAGNPRAKALMYRILRDTVNIIEDLEVTPEEFWKAVNYLNELGKNQEAGLLAAGLGLEHYLDLLMDAADEQAGKSGGTPRTIEGPLYVAGAPLSKYEARLDDGQDDAVPLFMRGQVRDTNGKPLAGAIVDVWQANTGGTYSWFDPTQSAFNLRRRIETDAQGNYRFRSIVPSGYGCPPTGPTQQLLDQLGRHGQRPAHIHFFISAPGHRHLTTQINLSDDPYLHDDFAYATRDELIAEIRFSDDPQLAREFGVQGRFAQIDFDFELQVADAPVEQKRMQRVRALED; from the coding sequence ATGACCATCCGCCTGTCCCAGACTGCTCACGCCCAACGGTTTCTCGAAGAAGCCAGCGGTAACCTCAATGACGCCGGCAACCCGCGCGCCAAGGCGCTGATGTACCGGATCCTGCGCGACACCGTGAACATCATCGAAGACCTGGAAGTGACCCCGGAAGAATTCTGGAAGGCGGTCAACTACCTCAATGAACTGGGCAAAAACCAGGAAGCCGGCCTGCTCGCCGCAGGCCTGGGCCTGGAGCATTACCTCGACCTGCTGATGGACGCCGCCGATGAACAGGCCGGCAAGTCCGGCGGCACACCGCGCACCATCGAAGGCCCGTTGTACGTAGCCGGCGCGCCGTTGTCGAAGTACGAAGCGCGGTTGGATGATGGCCAGGATGACGCGGTGCCGTTGTTCATGCGTGGGCAAGTGCGCGATACCAATGGCAAGCCACTGGCGGGGGCGATTGTCGATGTATGGCAGGCCAATACGGGCGGTACCTATTCATGGTTCGATCCGACTCAGTCGGCATTCAACCTGCGCCGACGCATCGAAACCGACGCCCAGGGCAACTACCGTTTTCGCAGCATCGTGCCCTCCGGCTATGGCTGCCCGCCCACCGGGCCGACGCAGCAATTGCTCGACCAACTGGGGCGCCATGGACAACGCCCTGCGCACATCCACTTCTTCATCTCGGCGCCCGGGCACCGGCACCTGACCACCCAGATCAACCTGTCGGATGATCCTTACCTGCATGATGACTTTGCCTATGCCACGCGCGATGAACTGATTGCCGAGATTCGCTTCAGTGACGATCCGCAGCTGGCACGGGAGTTTGGTGTGCAAGGGCGGTTTGCGCAGATTGATTTTGACTTTGAGTTGCAGGTGGCTGATGCGCCGGTGGAGCAAAAGCGCATGCAACGCGTACGGGCTCTCGAGGACTGA
- the catC gene encoding muconolactone Delta-isomerase, whose product MLFHVKMTVNLPLDMHPERADSLKAEEKALAQRLQQEGKWRHLWRIAGHYANYSVFDVDSVQDLHDLLMQLPLFPYMAIEVNALCRHPSSIHADDR is encoded by the coding sequence ATGTTGTTTCACGTAAAAATGACCGTAAACCTGCCCCTCGACATGCACCCCGAGCGCGCCGACAGCCTCAAGGCCGAAGAGAAAGCCCTGGCCCAGCGCCTGCAACAAGAGGGCAAATGGCGCCACCTGTGGCGCATCGCCGGGCACTACGCCAACTACAGCGTGTTCGATGTCGACAGCGTGCAGGACCTGCACGACCTGCTGATGCAACTGCCGCTGTTTCCCTACATGGCCATCGAAGTGAATGCGCTGTGCCGGCACCCGTCGTCGATCCATGCAGACGACCGCTAA